One window from the genome of Cydia fagiglandana chromosome 21, ilCydFagi1.1, whole genome shotgun sequence encodes:
- the LOC134675250 gene encoding uncharacterized protein PF3D7_1120600-like: MDESEENMSTEDISNVDSPVSVKIKPKKRSLVERELETNLTARVTSPVTGEGSNTSRYGRARRLKTASEIDAEKIMKPLKVDVTKQPQAYKMHASNSPIKKETPKRTISVGSSIEDQIENIYNENISLSRFGSEEKAKSQSPAKKFSKVYIRKDLIQKPDTDTVVLIKNMFSPNKSSSHLSNILERSSEKYSLNGHGKAMNGFPDTSSVVKTLDFDGKKKNKQVSPAQTIKKEVKEKISKDVKEKVIFKDVKEKLVAKNELFELEATCEYQVGDLAWARVGTYPFWPCIVTREPFSDMFVKKKLFGRVERSVIHVTFFGDNGRRGWIVDNMLRKYLGRAEFEACRNKFTPESKKKDPRLYAAHFVSEKKLPLWNVSVEEAETLMKEPKRLRIDALYDMLEKARAAKTTPSKRDKGGKITRTDSDVSLSESLYDTLFSEDDGKQDDNRLNRARNKSLDVSEVVTACLDNMAARSGIIQIQRQSHMDRWLQKAKSKTPEKIQPKLHIKVEREKRKDKAKKKKEGKSTHKTRKNESLGCGTNLLPYQNEHDYSSVNYENHDINDSSNKNTDSASGLDSTLDTSTTISDIGVTVKIENIDSNMEDCSQEDIITSIVNDDIVMTDSVNISKDETRNNESNPKDISNNNKIENNNEHILDTGSKDNELVEIKEELPFNTCDLPNSIQPRRSKRKRQTFEGLNNSITGNKAKEPKLDLNNLKPNEETTTPNKVPKSNNNQESKEETEDSEKMEMAINEPAIENLDKQISQNIKVESTDSFSDQSKHPIEPLNIAPCESSYQKPEPQRNSDVLTVDSHEKALAESEKCVKETGLITTTTDGDISTIRRSRRSKEKQDAKKTKKDLKENNKFESTDLMAFDNIPKSVVDNVPLNSENTNTENHLPTETKIENETSLNSKESEKCVKDNGSITTNNDGDISTIRRSRRSKEKHDAKTTKTNLKENNKVESTDLMAFDNIPKSVVDNVPLNFENTDTETNLPTETKIENETSLNSKESKKYVEETTTNNDGNISTIRRSRRSKEKHDAKKTKTNLKENDKVESTDLIAFDNIPKSVVDNVPLNFENTDTETNLPTETKIENETSLNSKESEKCVEETGSITTTNDGGISTIRHSRRSKDKHDAKKTKKDLKENNKVESTDRMTFADIPKSVVDNVPPNSKNTDTDDIPTETNIDKDEDKTSLNSNAESTELISCVSSISKPVVDIKPLNSEIAVTVSNESTTINLEKEISENSRVESMEICGDKPNDENKNEPLSSEITVTESNVPTVKNIEEQTSQNKKLESAEPIPCCSKSKPVVVIEPLNFESTILKSNTATVTYLEETTKNSKPEATELMLFNNKSRPVVVIEPLNCENVVTECNPTNIANLEKETSQNNKLESMGLMAFHKSSKPVVVIEPLDMQGLETQFIIKGSKPLVRNRSLDSLNKKENFEDKSETSVLSDLVQNDVSNVLKDVNNTTEVSNAVHVELENVNSKPNIDTDTTSQYTDVKPRTTQDVSKDGHQETEISFDDSERAEVDDGASHVVEKDLGVATSSIPRTELTETILDPSALIGTKIIEVPKQPFMKKDDDILKSNVQTNVVIGEETYIFDRTLSQDYDETDGDCYDEYSHLPQVIINEEVQKAILIQNNLISNKEISSQESCTDKTNNSTEKISSLSYDSGPEIVKNDSQIQGNCISLDKNNILNNLETAEDHKVPTGDVSTIVNEENNSTEVTQDNNDKCVFLDQRSKTADATSADNIEKKRKSPRLSLNRTRNYSLILNKVSDHLKPASVLSNDNEMLISSKRTKNDPEFVKYMEIRQDALLDEQPDLTQDEIVTYLYKNWLYEEEKKSDMKKMDDNEQASLVKGFQESQQPKKIKKKPKVEKAAELKNIDIREMLYKGKTKSFPIKSELSSEPLSNTEDNIAFCEGSYQEPEPHRNNVLQTVESNKNSYTEPQKYVKETGSTTNDNDLSTIRRTKDKHDTKKTMNELKEKVEDKCVVKIASRNTIVSKVSTINTRSLRLSKDKQGIKQIVNPDPEKCLIEKSHRSSNDIEIPFTNRPDQPKQKEDAKKAMDDPEFRKYLEIHQDDLLDEQSELTRDEIVTYLYKYWLYENDPKSELKKIDENQQFYLANDLNTENNKRLGHAKEGLDTVQITDSEKCVLEIASPNDSEISNVKEQDAKDMISTEPEMFQVNPNDSTASTKPKPGRTKEKQDTKKAMNEPEFIKYLEIHQDTLLDEQPDLTQDEIVNYLYQNWLYEEGNKSEMKKIDDNEQSNLIKGLNNLPAPQLKKVKKKSKFEKAPESKNLDIRHMLHKEISKSAPSDSEFSREKGAKESDKNNLPEQVETPCIKNENGTHESKDVQNIDTLNNIVHSTPLSRVESISVNKNTFGQNCDNILKTVKEESSENLNNPIEAAKMLQRRISGHRESNKSDQHMDDAENNISKKLDDIEDMEFGLDELEDKDNEDTKESTHCKIINGFIEFEVGSKSKTNEGFDPETASIKSEDSGVSTTTRKARKEKDAKSMDDPEFLKYLEARQDALIDEQPDLTQEEIVTYLYQTWFYEESTKSDMKKSDETEQSNLVKGLNQEPLPQPKKIKKRPKVEKEPVEKVKSTEVKDIKLEKSEKVLKNADIRDMIQKPKRKATQSKPYYNEDFSDLEEEDLETFKIFDRDEPNADGEEIDEVELYFEQLTKPKPNVFKGYVRERVCEICYRTGNLVKCKSCHGTYHVECVKKETEITEVAGPTRGRKRKRGRKPKGYDPSLDTDSQSDERSQDANNSGEINISIEDEAESHIVFDEDNFETLWENKMKELQIDTQDEYASDQEIDWEVEPGHCEIVDLKHKEKPIDYSNYKCNNCLKYETPVCFVCKSNKSPKALIEVRQKCQVAHCHRYYHLECLDHWPQTQFNSWEPSKTNKKQIEYIEALSCPRHVCHTCVSDDPRGCKTRFCGDKLARCVKCPATYHSYTKCLPAGTQILTGSQIICPRHYEHRPGKVPCHVNTGWCFICALGGTLICCEYCPTSFHAECLNIKPPEGSYMCEDCETGRLPLYGEMVWVKLGHYRWWPGIVLHPTEIPDNILAVKHSPGEFVVRFFGQYDHYWVNRGRVFPFQEGDSGRISSQKSKIDAAFTTAMEHAQRACEILKKMEPNEEEDLDIASSLLPPHYVKLKVNKPVGSVVRRDVDANSLTQCDCDPNQPDPCGPYSHCLNRMLLTECGPLCRAGERCSNRAFEKRAYPRLQPHRAPHRGWGLRTLQDIKQGQFVIEYVGELIDMEEFRRRMCRKHEIRDENFYFLTLDKERMIDAGPKGNLARFMNHCCEPNCETQKWTVLGDVRVGLFALYDIPANSEVTFNYNLECAGIEKKRCLCGAKRCSGYIGAKPKQLQEDKPKLPKRTYKKRKPVEEKPKITKIKIKPIKPRELTEIEKDLLIIKNATNGMSSDSEGSRLSVDDKNPKALKRKRVSFSTDEFGAKKAKVESEGDAV; this comes from the exons ATGGATGAATCAGAGGAGAATATGAGTACTGAAGATATCAGTAATGTTGACAGTCCTGTGTCTGtcaaaataaaacctaaaaagAGGTCGCTGGTTGAGCGAGAACTTGAAACTAACTTGACAGCCCGAGTGACATCTCCTGTCACCGGCGAAGGCTCTAACACCAGCAGGTATGGCCGGGCCCGTAGACTCAAGACTGCTTCAGAAATTGATGCAGAGAAAATCATGAAGCCATTAAAAGTTGATGTTACTAAGCAACCGCAGGCATATAAGATGCATGCATCTAATTCACCTATAAAAAAGGAAACTCCTAAAAGAACAATCTCAGTGGGGTCAAGCATTGAAGATCAGATAGAGAACATTTATAATGAGAACATATCTTTAAGCCGGTTTGGGTCCGAAGAGAAGGCTAAATCTCAGTCCCCTGCCAAGAAATTCAGCAAAGTTTATATCCGGAAGGATCTGATTCAGAAACCGGACACAGATACTGTTGTGTTGATTAAGAATATGTTTTCACCAAACAAATCTAGTTCTCATTTGAGCAATATCCTAGAGAGATCCTCTGAGAAATATTCTTTAAATGGACATGGGAAGGCCATGAACGGTTTTCCGGATACTTCTTCAGTTGTTAAAACATTAGATTTTGATggtaaaaagaaaaacaaacaaGTTTCCCCTGCACAGACTATTAAAAAGGAAGTCAAAGAGAAAATATCCAAAGATGTAAAAGAAAAGGTTATATTTAAAGATGTAAAAGAGAAGTTGGTGGCGAAGAATGAGTTATTTGAGCTGGAGGCGACCTGTGAGTACCAAGTCGGAGACTTGGCATGGGCGAGGGTTGGCACTTACCCATTTTGGCCATGCATTGTCACTAGGGAGCCATTTAGTGACATGTTTGTTAAGAAGAAGT TGTTCGGCCGCGTGGAGCGCTCAGTGATCCACGTGACTTTTTTCGGTGACAACGGCCGACGCGGGTGGATAGTAGACAACATGCTCCGCAAGTACCTCGGCAGGGCAGAGTTCGAAGCATGTCGCAACAAGTTCACGCCAGAG TCCAAGAAGAAGGATCCACGTCTGTATGCGGCGCACTTCGTCTCAGAGAAGAAACTACCATTATGGAATGTGTCCGTCGAAGAGGCAGAAACGCTTATGAAAGAGCCCAAGAGACTTCGAATCGATGCCCTATACGACATGCTCGAAAAGGCAAGAGCTGCCAAAACTACCCCCAGCAAACGTGATAAGGGAGGGAAGATCACACGAACTGACAGCGACGTATCTTTAAGCGAGAGCTTATACGATACACTGTTCTCTGAAGATGATGGCAAACAAGATGATAACCGCTTGAATAGAGCAAGGAATAAGTCTTTAGATGTCTCTGAAGTAGTCACAGCTTGCTTAGACAATATGGCGGCGAGAAGCGGCATCATACAAATACAGAGACAGTCACACATGGACAGGTGGCTGCAGAAAGCTAAATCTAAAACCCCAGAAAAAATACAACCGAAATTACATATTAAGGTAGAAAGAGAAAAGAGAAAGGATAAAGCCAAAAAGAAGAAAGAAGGTAAAAGTACGCATAAAACGAGGAAGAATGAATCTCTTGGATGTGGTACTAATTTGCTACCGTATCAAAATGAGCATGATTATAGTAGTGTTAATTATGAAAATCATGATATCAATGACAGTTCTAATAAAAATACCGACTCGGCCAGTGGACTTGACAGCACATTGGATACTAGTACAACTATTAGTGATATTGGTGTTACCGtaaaaattgaaaatattgaTAGCAATATGGAAGACTGTAGTCAAGAAGATATCATAACATCTATAGTGAATGATGACATTGTTATGACAGATTCAGTCAATATTAGTAAAGATGAAACCAGAAATAATGAATCAAATCCAAAAgacataagtaataataataaaatagaaaataacaatgaacatattctagataccGGTAGCAAAGATAATGAACTTGTAGAAATTAAAGAAGAACTTCCATTTAATACCTGTGATTTACCAAATTCTATTCAGCCTAGACGAAGTAAAAGAAAGAGACAGACCTTTGAAGGCTTAAACAATAGTATAACCGGAAACAAAGCTAAAGAGCCTAAGTTAGATTTAAATAACCTTAAACCCAATGAGGAAACAACGACTCCCAATAAAGTACCTAAAAGTAATAATAACCAAGAAAGTAAAGAAGAAACTGAGGATTCCGAAAAAATGGAAATGGCGATTAATGAACCAGCCATTGAAAATTTGGACAAGCAAATATCTCAGAACATCAAGGTTGAATCAACAGACTCATTTTCTGATCAATCAAAACATCCAATTGAACCTTTGAATATAGCTCCATGCGAAAGTTCCTATCAAAAACCAGAGCCACAGCGAAACAGTGATGTCCTAACTGTTGATAGTCACGAAAAAGCACTCGCAGAATCGGAGAAATGTGTTAAAGAAACTGGTTTGATTACGACCACTACTGACGGAGATATATCCACTATAAGACGTTCTAGGCGTTCAAAAGAAAAACAGGACGCCAAGAAGACTAAAAAAGATTTAAAAGAAAACAACAAGTTTGAATCAACTGACCTTATGGCTTTTGATAATATACCTAAATCTGTGGTTGACAATGTACCACTTAATTCCGAAAACACGAACACAGAGAATCATCTACCAACCGAAACCAAAATTGAAAACGAAACATCTCTAAACAGCAAAGAATCGGAGAAATGTGTTAAAGATAATGGTTCGATTACGACCAATAATGATGGAGATATATCCACTATCAGACGTTCTAGACGTTCAAAAGAGAAACACGACGCGAAAACgacaaaaacaaatttaaaagaaaacaaCAAGGTTGAATCAACTGACCTTATGGCTTTTGATAATATACCTAAATCTGTGGTTGACAATGTACCTCTTAATTTCGAAAACACGGACACAGAGACTAACCTACCAACCGAAACTAAAATTGAAAACGAAACATCTCTAAACAGCAAAGAATCGAAGAAATATGTTGAAGAAACTACGACCAATAATGATGGAAATATATCCACTATCAGACGTTCTAGACGTTCAAAAGAGAAACATGACGCGAAAAAgacaaaaacaaatttaaaagaaAACGACAAGGTTGAATCAACTGACCTTATAGCTTTTGATAATATACCTAAATCTGTGGTTGACAATGTACCTCTTAATTTCGAAAACACGGACACAGAGACTAACCTACCAACCGAAACCAAAATAGAAAACGAAACATCTCTAAACAGCAAAGAATCGGAGAAATGTGTTGAAGAAACTGGTTCGATCACGACCACCAATGATGGAGGTATATCCACTATCAGACATTCTAGACGTTCAAAAGATAAACACGACGCCAAGAAGACAAAAAAAGATTTAAAAGAAAACAACAAGGTTGAATCGACTGACCGTATGACTTTTGCTGATATACCTAAATCTGTGGTTGACAATGTACCACCTAATTCAAAAAACACGGACACAGATGATATACCAACCGAAACCAATATTGATAAAGATGAAGATAAAACATCTCTAAACAGCAATGCTGAATCAACTGAGCTTATTTCATGCGTTAGTAGTATATCCAAACCTGTGGTAGACATAAAACCACTTAATTCAGAAATCGCGGTAACAGTGAGTAATGAATCAACTACTATAAATTTAGAAAAAGAAATTTCTGAAAACAGTAGGGTGGAATCAATGGAAATATGTGGTGACAAACCTAATGATGAGAATAAAAATGAACCACTTAGTTCAGAAATTACGGTAACAGAAAGTAATGTGCCaactgtaaaaaatattgaagaacAAACATCTCAAAATAAGAAACTTGAATCGGCAGAGCCTATACCGTGTTGTAGTAAATCTAAACCCGTGGTTGTTATCGAACCACTTAATTTTGAAAGCACTATATTAAAAAGTAATACAGCAACTGTAACTTATTTGGAAGAAACTACCAAAAACAGCAAACCTGAAGCAACAGAGCTCatgttatttaataataaatctaGACCCGTCGTTGTAATTGAACCACTTAATTGTGAAAATGTAGTAACAGAATGTAATCCAACAAACATtgcaaatttagaaaaagaaACTTCTCAAAATAACAAACTTGAATCAATGGGGCTAATGGCATTTCATAAAAGTTCCAAACCCGTGGTTGTCATTGAACCACTTGACATGCAAGGTCTAGAAACACAATTCATAATTAAAGGATCAAAACCACTTGTTCGAAATAGGTCGTTAgatagtttaaataaaaaagaaaacttcGAAGACAAATCAGAAACAAGTGTATTATCAGATTTGGTTCAAAATGATGTTAGTAATGTTTTGAAAGACGTCAACAACACAACAGAAGTGAGCAACGCAGTCCATGTAGAGTTAGAAAACGTTAATAGCAAACCAAATATTGATACAGATACAACAAGTCAATATACTGATGTGAAACCCAGGACAACTCAAGATGTTTCTAAGGATGGTCATCAGGAGACTGAGATAAGTTTTGATGATTCCGAGAGAGCGGAAGTTGATGACGGTGCTTCTCATGTTGTTGAAAAGGATCTGGGCGTTGCGACCAGCTCGATTCCGCGAACTGAATTAACGGAAACAATTCTAGATCCTTCCGCATTAATAGGGACCAAAATAATTGAAGTTCCTAAACAACCTTTTATGAAGAAAGATGATGACATTCTTAAAAGTAATGTTCAGACCAATGTTGTTATTGGAGAAGAGACATATATATTTGATAGGACCTTATCACAAGATTACGATGAAACTGATGGTGATTGTTATGACGAATATAGTCACTTACCCCAGGTTATTATTAATGAAGAAGTTCAAAAAGCCATTTTGATTCAAAATAATTTGATTAGTAATAAAGAAATTTCATCACAAGAGTCTTGTACAGATAAAACAAACAACAGTACtgaaaaaatatcaagtttaagTTATGATAGTGGGCCTGAAATTGTTAAAAACGATTCACAGATCCAAGGTAATTGCATTTCtttagataaaaataatatactaaACAATTTAGAAACAGCAGAAGACCACAAAGTTCCTACAGGTGATGTAAGTACTATAGTGAACGAAGAAAATAATTCTACCGAAGTAACTCAAGACAATAATGACAAGTGTGTTTTTTTAGATCAACGTTCAAAAACAGCAGATGCAACATCAGCTGACAATATAGAGAAAAAAAGAAAATCACCGAGACTAAGTTTAAATAGAACCAGAAATTACTCGTTAATATTAAACAAAGTATCCGATCATCTAAAACCAGCATCTGTTCTTTCGAATGACAATGAAATGTTGATTAGTAGTAAACGTACAAAAAATGACCCGGAATTTGTTAAATATATGGAGATTCGCCAAGATGCTCTATTAGATGAACAACCTGACTTGACTCAAGATGAAATtgtaacatatttatataaaaattggCTTTATGAAGAGGAGAAAAAATCAGATATGAAAAAGATGGATGACAATGAACAGGCTAGTTTAGTTAAAGGTTTTCAAGAATCACAACAGCCGAAGAAAATTAAGAAGAAACCTAAAGTCGAAAAAGCAGCAGAGTTGAAAAATATAGACATACGTGAGATGTTGTACAAAGGGAAAACTAAATCGTTTCCTATTAAGTCAGAACTTTCAAGTGAACCTTTAAGTAACACTGAAGACAACATAGCTTTCTGCGAAGGTTCCTATCAAGAACCAGAGCCACATCGAAACAATGTTTTACAAACTGTTGAAAGTAACAAAAATTCATACACAGAACCGCAGAAATATGTTAAAGAAACAGGTTCAACCACAAATGATAACGATTTATCCACTATCAGACGTACAAAAGACAAGCACGACACCAAAAAGACAATGAATGAATTAAAAGAAAAGGTGGAAGATAAATGTGTTGTAAAAATAGCTTCGAGAAATACTATTGTCAGTAAAGTGTCTACGATAAATACTAGAAGTTTACGCCTTTCAAAAGACAAACAAGGTATCAAACAGATAGTAAATCCAGACCCAGAAAAATGTTTAATAGAAAAAAGTCACAGAAGTTCAAATGACATTGAAATTCCATTTACTAAtcgtccagatcagccaaaacaAAAAGAAGACGCCAAAAAGGCAATGGACGATCCAGAGTTCAGGAAATATTTGGAAATTCATCAAGATGATTTATTAGATGAACAATCTGAATTAACACGGGACGAAATTGTTACTTATTTGTATAAATATTGGCTTTATGAAAATGATCCCAAATCAGAATTGAAGAAAATTGATGAGAACCAACAGTTTTATTTAGCCAATGATCTAAATACTGAAAACAATAAACGTTTAGGTCATGCAAAAGAAGGCCTAGATACCGTACAAATCACTGACTCGGAAAAATGTGTATTAGAAATAGCATCACCGAATGACAGTGAAATTTCTAATGTAAAAGAACAAGATGCCAAAGACATGATTAGTACAGAACCAGAAATGTTCCAGGTAAATCCTAACGACAGTACAGCGAGTACTAAACCTAAACCAGGTCGCACAAAAGAAAAACAGGACACAAAAAAGGCAATGAATGAGCCAGAATTTATAAAATATCTAGAAATACATCAAGATACTTTACTAGATGAGCAACCTGATCTTACGCAAGATGAAATTGTTAATTATTTGTATCAAAATTGGTTGTATGAAGAAGGAAATAAATCAGAAATGAAGAAAATTGACGATAACGAGCAGTCTAATCTAATTAAAGGTTTAAATAATTTGCCAGCGCCACAGCTTAAGAAAGTCAAGAAGAAATCTAAGTTTGAAAAAGCGCCCGAATCTAAAAATCTAGATATAAGACATATGTTGCACAAGGAAATCTCAAAATCAGCTCCAAGCGACTCCGAATTTTCAAGGGAAAAAGGTGCTAAAGAATCCGATAAAAATAATCTTCCGGAACAAGTCGAAACTCCCTGTATAAAAAATGAAAACGGCACACACGAATCTAAAGATGTCCAAAATATCGACACACTAAATAATATTGTTCATTCCACTCCACTTAGCAGGGTAGAATCCATTAGcgttaataaaaatacttttggcCAAAATTGTGATAATATTCTGAAGACTGTTAAAGAGGAAAGCTCTGAAAACTTGAATAATCCTATAGAGGCAGCAAAAATGCTTCAAAGACGTATTTCTGGTCACCGAGAAAGCAATAAGTCAGATCAACATATGGACGACGCAGAAAATAACATCTCTAAAAAATTAGATGACATTGAAGACATGGAGTTTGGCCTAGATGAACTTGAGGACAAAGACAATGAAGACACAAAAGAATCTACACACTGCAAAATAATCAATGGCTTTATTGAATTTGAAGTAGGTTCCAAATCTAAAACTAATGAAGGATTTGATCCGGAAACTGCTTCTATCAAATCCGAAGACAGCGGAGTCTCTACTACAACACGTAAAGCACGTAAAGAAAAAGACGCGAAGTCAATGGACGATCCtgaatttttaaaatatttagaagCTCGTCAAGACGCTCTGATTGATGAACAACCTGATTTAACTCAAGAAGAAATTGTGACATATTTGTATCAAACTTGGTTTTATGAAGAAAGCACGAAGTCGGACATGAAAAAGAGCGATGAAACCGAACAGTCTAATTTGGTGAAAGGTTTGAACCAGGAACCGCTACCACAACCAAAGAAAATTAAGAAGAgacctaaagttgaaaaagaACCAGTGGAAAAGGTGAAAAGCACCGAAGTCAAAGACATCAAACTCGAAAAATCTGAAAAGGTTTTGAAAAATGCCGATATACGCGACATGATACAAAAACCAAAACGGAAGGCCACACAATCCAAGCCGTACTATAACGAAGATTTTTCCGATTTGGAGGAAGAAGATTtagaaacatttaaaatatttgacaGAGACGAACCGAACGCAGATGGCGAGGAAATTGATGAAGTAGAATTATATTTCGAACAACTAACGAAACCGAAGCCTAACGTTTTTAAAGGTTATGTCAGAGAGCGAGTTTGCGAAATCTGTTATCGCACAGGCAACTTAGTAAAATGTAAAAGCTGCCATGGAACGTATCATGTAGAATGTGTAAAGAAGGAAACTGAAATTACCGAAGTAGCGGGACCTACGAGAGGCCGAAAGAGAAAGCGAGGCCGGAAGCCTAAAGGCTACGATCCTTCATTAGACACTGACAGCCAAAGCGACGAGCGATCTCAAGATGCCAATAACTCTGGAGAAATTAACATTTCGATTGAAGACGAGGCCGAATCTCATATAGTATTTGATGAGGATAACTTCGAAACACTATGGGAGAATAAAATGAAAGAGCTGCAAATTGACACTCAAGACGAATATGCTAGCGATCAGGAAATTGATTGGGAAGTAGAGCCGGGCCATTGTGAAATAGTCGATTTAAAACATAAAGAGAAACCTATAGACTATTCAAACTACAAATGTAATAACTGCCTAAAATATGAAACTCCGGTATGTTTCGTCTGTAAATCCAACAAATCACCTAAAGCTTTAATAGAAGTACGTCAGAAATGCCAAGTAGCTCACTGCCATAGATACTACCACTTAGAATGCTTAGATCACTGGCCGCAAACACAATTTAACTCTTGGGAGCCGTCTAAGACTAATAAAAAGCAAATTGAATACATTGAAGCGTTGTCATGCCCCAGGCATGTATGCCATACTTGTGTGTCGGATGATCCAAGGGGGTGTAAGACGAGGTTTTGTGGTGATAAGTTGGCGAGATGCGTGAAATGCCCGGCGACTTATCATTCGTACACGAAATGCTTGCCGGCGGGAACGCAGATACTGACTGGGTCGCAGATTATATGCCCAAGGCATTACGAGCATAG ACCGGGCAAGGTCCCGTGCCACGTGAATACTGGCTGGTGCTTCATCTGCGCGCTCGGTGGCACGCTTATTTGCTGCGAGTATTGCCCCACATCGTTCCACGCTGAATGCCTCAATATTAAGCCGCCTGAAG gAAGCTACATGTGTGAAGATTGTGAAACGGGCCGTTTACCTCTGTACGGAGAGATGGTCTGGGTCAAATTGGGACACTACAG ATGGTGGCCAGGCATAGTCCTTCACCCTACAGAGATCCCGGACAACATTCTAGCAGTCAAACACTCGCCAGGCGAATTCGTAGTGAGGTTCTTCGGGCAGTATGACCACTACTGGGTCAACAGAGGCAGAGTGTTCCCTTTCCAAGAAG GCGATTCCGGCAGAATATCGAGCCAGAAGTCCAAGATAGACGCAGCCTTCACCACCGCCATGGAACACGCGCAGCGGGCTTgcgaaatattaaaaa aaatggAACCCAATGAAGAAGAAGATTTAGACATCGCATCATCCCTACTACCACCGCACTACGTCAAATTGAAAGTCAACAAACCAGTCGGCAGTGTCGTTCGAAGAGATGTGGACGCTAACTCACTTACGCAGTGCGACTGCGATCCGAACCAACCAGATCCTTGTGGCCCTTACTCTCACTGTCTCAACAG GATGCTGCTGACGGAGTGCGGGCCGCTGTGCCGCGCGGGCGAGCGCTGCAGCAACCGCGCCTTCGAGAAGCGCGCCTACCCGCGCCTGCAGCCgcaccgcgcgccgcaccgcgGCTGGGGGCTGCGCACGCTGCAGGACATCAAGCAAG GTCAATTCGTGATCGAGTACGTCGGCGAGCTGATCGACATGGAGGAGTTCCGGCGGAGGATGTGCCGGAAACACGAGATCCGGGACGAGAACTTCTACTTCCTCACGCTAGACAAGGAGCGAATGATCGACGCGGGGCCTAAAGGCAACCTTGCCag ATTCATGAACCACTGCTGCGAGCCGAACTGCGAGACGCAGAAGTGGACGGTGCTCGGAGACGTGCGCGTCGGGCTGTTCGCTCTCTACGACATACCCGCC AATAGCGAAGTGACATTCAACTATAACTTGGAGTGCGCCGGTATAGAGAAGAAGCGATGTCTGTGCGGCGCCAAGCGGTGTTCTGGCTACATTGGTGCTAAACCCAAACAG TTACAGGAAGACAAACCTAAACTACCCAAGCGCACATACAAGAAGCGAAAACCGGTCGAAGAGAAaccaaaaataactaaaataaaaataaaacccatCAAGCCGCGAGAACTGACTGAGATCGAGAAAGACCTACTTATAATTAAAAACGCTACCAACGGAATGTCCAGCGATTCTGAAGGCAGCAGACTTAGTGTTGATGATAAGAATCCTAAGGCGTTGAAAAGGAAACGGGTTAGCTTTTCTACTGACGAGTTTGGTGCGAAGAAAGCTAAGGTGGAAAGTGAAGGTGATGCCGTCTAA